The region tgtcgggctcaaggcgagactgtcatccttgtgctagcccgacctctttctcgttccagtgatcccGACCACtacccggattatctcataatccttgtcgcatggccatgcttatcctggtcagatcacacgaggggcccaaagtatatctctcctgatcggaggggcaaatcccatcttgctcgaccatgtctcgcagcatgggactggacatacccgaaacctacctttgtaactacccagtcacggagtagcatttggtcggcccaaagcaagtctgtcaccatcccgagtacatgcgccagctcaggtcttaggacatagaacatatgttgtactagagactcacagatgacatatcgctgcgtctcatagttgggtctgtctgactcggaccttatctcgacttggatccgactatgtcgaatccgaccagacctttccaagtccatattatccggttagcatccaatgctccatggctagtgagaccaagccatcgaccgtgtcatatgctagtctaatcggctgcgcgtccacacagccctttcgactagggaccttttaggacagtcatcatacaatgcatagtcccacaaacaagtcacgtacttgctgatacacatcattgataatgtccaaggactatctttattcataaacacataggaaatatcatcatacatgattgcatcTAGGACATATCTCCAATAGTAAATCTGACGGCTACAACAATTTTGATGATGTGAAAGCACACATGTTAAGGTAATTAGAAGTTGCGGGGATCACTCTCTTAGATAATATAATTAGGTTGTGCCAAGGCAACCCCACCACTTCCAAGTTCCGACCCAAATGAATATTACAATTGTTAAATTTTATGTTTGCTTATTGGATGGTTTGTTGATGTGGTTGTGCCTTTTGTGCCACGTGGGAGAAATCAATCTTGTTTTCATTCTCACGAACTGAAGTGAGATATTTTGATGCGCGGGATTCCGGCTAGGGATGTCTGGTCTTGACGAATTGGAGATGGAGGGGATTACGAACTACAAAACATGAAGAGAGAAAGGATAACTAGTGAAGCCTTTGCGGCAAAACATGAAATCAGCAAAAAAAATATCATGGCTATACAAGCCTCCGATCCGTACTCCGCAATAACACTCTTGCGACACTTGATTATTCAGCCAATCGAAATTTGATCCCTAGGGAATGGATGTCGTGTAGCTCAGCATCAAATGATGGTCTTGGATTCATTTCCCATAAGGAGGCCTTGGATCTCAAAGGGATGATAGCAAAGCACCTTTTGTTTTTAACCCAAatgctttgctaaccctaaacctgGAGCTAGATACAGTTTATATACGTTCCCCATGAAGAGGTTCTGGGTGGGTGAAGTTACATGGGCCCAACCCAGTCTCATGCTGCAGGAAAGGCCGGAGGTCTAGGACAAGTTCGGTGTTCCGAAGGACTGGAGTTTCGGACCATCTCTGGATTTATCTCCGAGGTGTCGAGAAGTGAAACCAGAGATAAAGCCTTGAGTTCCAGGTTGAACTCTAGGATTTCCCGAGGCATGACACACGAGTATAAAGGTAAAGTCCAAAGCTTCTGGTTGTCCAATAGCTCTTCGTCCTGGACCTTGGCATTGGAGTCCTTGACCTTGCGTGCTTCTTCCTTCGCTTATCTCTCAGAATGAAGGAACATGTTCCTCCTTACTTCTCTCGGCGATGGCTTGGTCGACCTCGCACCTTTGACATCCTCCCTCTTGCTTATTTTTTCCGGCTCAAACATTAAGATGCAACAGATAGGATGGCCAATAGTATATCATCCTTAAGAGTGGACTATAGACACACGTAATGGAGAAGGTTCATCTTTATATGTTATATTTACATGTATACAGAAAGAGCATGATCCTTAGCTCCTCTCTTACATGCAAAGGCACTATGTTGATTCTATGACCCACATGAACCGGGTCCTGGTCGCTGACCCGTCCTCCTCCTATCCCTTCGGATAGCCGGTGCCTGATGACCGGTCCCATAGACCCCGTTCACCCCGCGTACGTCTCGACACAAGAGGCAGccgtttccttccttttctttcccgcCTCCTCCGGCAGCGATGTTTCCTTTCCAAACAAAGGGCTCCGAAAGATCATCGCCACACTGCACCACCTGTCTCTTCCATACAAGGCTCGGCTGTCTATAAATATCGCCCGGCTCCGGCGCTCCTTCTGCTCTCTCGATCGATCCACTAGTCCATACTTGTCCCGTGAAACACAAAGCATAAAGTGCTCGATCGCCGCATGCATGCGTCTCCTCTACCACTAGCTCCAACAAGCCCAGATAGCTAGCGCGCAGCGATGATCCCGGCCGTCCCGGCGATCGTGGACGACGCCGCCCAGAACGCGAACGCGCCGCTGCTTCCCGAGACCAACCTCAAGGGTCGCCGTCCTCCGGCACGGCAGAAGCGCCCGACGACCGTTCTCCCAGCCATCGCGTGGACCGTGCTCCTTCTCGCGCTCGTCGGGCTCGTCGTCTATCGACAAGGGCATGGCGGCGGCCGGGCCGACACGATAGGAGACGAGGTCGCGTCAGCGGGCCGCGCCGTGGAGGTGGCCGCCTCCCGCGGCGCCGTGCAAGGCGTGTCGGAGAAGTCCACCGCCTCGGCGCTCCTCGGCGGCGGCGCCTACGACTGGACCAACGCGATGCTGGCGTGGCAGCGCACGGCGTTCCATTTCCAGCCCCAGAAGAATTGGATGAACGGTAGATACGTCGCCATCGCTCTTCTTCTGTCCAATTCAATACGCTGAAACTTGGATACGTACGTCTCTGAATACAAACATTTCCATTTTGCTAACTTGGTCTTGCGTTTTTGTCACGGACGTCTTGTGGGTTCCGATCGACCTCTTCTCATCGACCTCTCCAGATCCCAACGGTAAGTTGTTGCCGCGCGCCGGCCGATCAATCCAGACATGCACATGCATGCTGTGAAAAAATGCTTTATGGTTCTAGCGTTTCTGGCTGGACCGTCGCATCAATGCACGGCCCAATGATCGTGCGATCTACTAGCTTTCATGTCTtaattgttgtgatgaattgtgacATTCACGCACCGACTGGTCTCGCAGGTCCACTGTATTACAAGGGATGGTATCACCTCTTCTACCAGTGGAACCCGGACGGGGCGGTGTGGGGGAACATCACGTGGGGCCATGCCGTGTCGCGCGACCTCCTCCACTGGCTCCACCTGCCGCTGGCCATGGTGCCCGACCACTGGTACGACATCAACGGCGTCTGGACCGGCTCGGCGACGCAGCTCCCCGACGGCCGGATCGTCATGCTCTACACCGGCTCCACGGAGGACGGCGCGCAGGTGCAGCTCCTGGCGGAGCCGGCGGACCCGTCCGACCCGCTGCTGCGGCGCTGGGCCAAGTCGGAGGCGAACCCCGTGCTGGTGCCGCCGCCGGGCATCGGGCTCACGGACTTCCGCGACCCGACGACGGCGTGGCTCAACCCGGCCGACAAGGCCTGGCGGATCACCATCGGGTCCAAGAACCAGGAGCACGCCGGGCTGGCGCTGGTGTACAGGACCGAGGACTTCCTGCACTACGACCTGCTGCCCACGCTGCTGCACGTCGTGCAGGGCACCGGGATGTGGGAGTGCGTGGACTTCTACCGGGTGTCCACGGAGCCGGCCGCCGGCGTGGGGCTCGACACCTCCACCGCGCCGGGGGCCGGGGTGAAGCACGTGCTCAAGACCAGCCTCGACGACGACCGGAACGACTACTACGCGATCGGCACCTACGACCCCGCGACCGACCGGTGGGCGCCGGACGACGCGGCGATCGACGTCGGGATCGGGCTCCGGTACGACTACGGCAAGTTCTACGCGTCCAAGACGTTCTACGACCCCGTGGGGCGGCGGCGCGTGCTGTGGGGGTGGATCGGCGAGTCCGACAGCGAGCGCGCCGACATCCTCAAGGGCTGGGCGTCCCTCCAGGTAACCAGCTCACTCAAGATAGGTCTCATGCTCTCATTTCATTCCTGGAAATCGACCCGGTGGTGTTGCATGCACATGTGACTAGGCCACCttactgtactgatgctcaaaaaaaaccaTTGACTTCCACCGGCCACGAGGTGCATGCCGGCatgtaaatagaaaaaaataatttCAAAATCCATGTGTGGGCCCTGGGCCCACATCCATTTATCCAAAACGACGAGCTGCACGTCTCTCTTGCTTGCTTCATAAAATTAAAACAAACCAACTGTCGAGAGGGCCCAGACAGATCTGCAAGTGTCCAATAGACTGGCGCGAAATGCAATTTGTCTGCAATGTGCCGTGAGCGAATTAGCAATCATTTCCTGGTGATGACCGCGACTTCTCTCCGATTGTTTCAAGCAACTTGTTGCCGGAGGAGTCAAAGGCTCCAATTCGCAGGTGTAACGTGCCTTGGCTGGGTACTTAAGTTGGGTTTTACTTGACGCCGAAGGATTTTGAGTTTAAAAATTCGAAATGAAATGTTCAAGGTTTCCTAAAGATGAAGAAGGCGTGTTCATAGTGATCGACATTAGTTAGTCAACGAAAACTCCTTCTGATGCACTAACCAAAAGGTCGCGTAAAAATGTTTTTTTATTGAGGAAAAAAGCTTTCTGCTGCTTCATTTCTTTCTACTTGTCCACTTCCAGGCGGATATCGTTTTCTAGTGTAAGGAATAACTTAACAATTCCACAGACTATTATTTTTTTTTCTAACGGAAGCAAAAGACGTGCTTCTTTTTATTAGTCAGAAACTCACATCACAGTTACATTAGTTTTGCCTTCCTTAAGTCGTAGCGCAATATAGGCAGAGCACACATGCAGTACATAAAGCACGGTAATTAACCATGTTCCTTACCAACATGCAGTCGATCCCGAGGACGGTTCTCATGGACACCAAGACGGGCAGCAACCTGCTCCAATGGCCGGTGGTGGAGGTGGAGAACCTCCGAATGCGCGGCAAGCGCTTCGACGGCCTCGACCTGCAGCCCGGCTCCGTTGTGCCCCTGGGCGTCGGCAGAGC is a window of Triticum dicoccoides isolate Atlit2015 ecotype Zavitan chromosome 2B, WEW_v2.0, whole genome shotgun sequence DNA encoding:
- the LOC119365033 gene encoding beta-fructofuranosidase 1-like, whose product is MIPAVPAIVDDAAQNANAPLLPETNLKGRRPPARQKRPTTVLPAIAWTVLLLALVGLVVYRQGHGGGRADTIGDEVASAGRAVEVAASRGAVQGVSEKSTASALLGGGAYDWTNAMLAWQRTAFHFQPQKNWMNDPNGPLYYKGWYHLFYQWNPDGAVWGNITWGHAVSRDLLHWLHLPLAMVPDHWYDINGVWTGSATQLPDGRIVMLYTGSTEDGAQVQLLAEPADPSDPLLRRWAKSEANPVLVPPPGIGLTDFRDPTTAWLNPADKAWRITIGSKNQEHAGLALVYRTEDFLHYDLLPTLLHVVQGTGMWECVDFYRVSTEPAAGVGLDTSTAPGAGVKHVLKTSLDDDRNDYYAIGTYDPATDRWAPDDAAIDVGIGLRYDYGKFYASKTFYDPVGRRRVLWGWIGESDSERADILKGWASLQSIPRTVLMDTKTGSNLLQWPVVEVENLRMRGKRFDGLDLQPGSVVPLGVGRATQLDIEAVFQVQAGAAAAGGVAAGAEAPYNCSASAGAAGRGSLGPFGLLVLADDGLSEQTAVYFYLVKGADGKLSTHFCQDAFRSSKANDLVKAVYGSLVPVLDGEDLSVRILVDHSIVESFAQGGRTCITSRVYPTKAIYDSARVFLFNNATNVNVTAKSIKIWELNSAYIRPYPDSS